Proteins found in one Brachypodium distachyon strain Bd21 chromosome 5, Brachypodium_distachyon_v3.0, whole genome shotgun sequence genomic segment:
- the LOC100833970 gene encoding proline-rich receptor-like protein kinase PERK8 yields the protein MGVGKGNNDEKGRVMGFKTEGEPRDFSQTSDAHDLLRLALQEKAPPDFVAGARLKMDKVIATEMHALGLEAPAELVAQVRERVEEEIQREAANTDSKPPLRQNLPIIEQKRAASNSGEGKIKGIGEDENRQEKKVTDAIVHFVDESENRKMFQQFEKHKKYMDMPHLADHLKEDPGMFSRIGLTTPGAVVALPLCSDCPEEFKVTDKETDFLKMKTRLAIYYQFRSWIEDETSKLFVELEPSAIENAIRGQTPFAKGGFGDVYKAYINGSEVALKIPRNLNIATEKEAFHKEVAILRRIRHRNLVALKGACITKCALAYEFMPNFTLDERLSAGMLHLFRCDDRVQVAIDISTALVFLHATSPVPIVHGDLKPANVLFDLNMCAKLSDFGISRHLNETTLSGTPSHITGSPKGSGPYMDPEFAATRTLTPQSDIFAFGIVLLQLVTGQGASGLRIFISEKLECSKTRSEENMKKNYLQDTLS from the exons ATGGGGGTCGGCAAGGGGAACAACGATGAGAAGGGGAGGGTAATGGGGTTTAAGACGGAGGGAGAGCCGAGGGATTTCTCCCAAACTTCTGATGCGCACGACCTTCTGAGATTGGCGCTGCAGGAGAAGGCCCCTCCAGACTTTGTGGCGGGGGCACGGCTGAAGATGGACAAGGTAATTGCTACAGAGATGCACGCGCTCGGCCTTGAGGCGCCGGCGGAGCTCGTCGCGCAGGTTCGGGagcgggtggaggaggagatccaGAGGGAGGCTGCTAACACCGACTCCAAGCCACCCTTAAG ACAAAACCTTCCAATCATTGAGCAGAAGAGGGCTGCATCCAATTCTGGGGAAGGGAAAATCAAGGGCATAGGGGAGGATGAGAATAGGCAGGAAAAGAAGGTGACAGACGCAATTGTCCACTTCGTTGATGAAAGCGAGAACAGGAAAATGTTCCAGCAATTTGAGAAGCACAAGAAATATATGGATATGCCCCATCTGGCAGACCATCTCAAGGAGGACCCTGGAATGTTCTCAAG GATTGGATTGACCACTCCAGGAGCTGTTGTTGCTTTGCCTTTATGCAGTGATTGTCCAGAAGAATTCAAG GTCACCGACAAAGAAACGGATTTCTTGAAGATGAAAACAAGGCTGGCCATATACTATCAGTTCCGCTCGTGGATAGAAGACGAAACATCTAAATTGTTTGTTGAACTGGAACCTTCTGCAATAGAGAATGCAATCAGAGGCCAAACTCCTTTTGCCAAAGGGGGATTTGGAGATGTGTATAAGGCTTACATCAATGGGTCAGAAGTAGCGCTTAAAATCCCAAGGAACCTGAATATCGCAACTGAAAAAGAAGCTTTTCATAAAGAG GTAGCAATCCTTAGGAGAATTCGTCACCGAAACTTGGTTGCCCTCAAAGGAGCATGCATAACAAAGTGTGCGTTAGCATATGAGTTTATGCCCAACTTCACACTCGATGAACGCCTATCAGCTGGAATGCTTCATCTCTTCCGATGTGATGATCGAGTTCAAGTTGCAATTGATATATCTACCGCTTTGGTGTTTCTGCATGCCACCAGTCCAGTCCCAATTGTGCACGGTGATTTGAAGCCTGCAAATGTGTTGTTTGATTTGAATATGTGTGCAAAGCTTTCTGATTTTGGCATCTCCAGGCATCTCAATGAAACAACACTTTCCGGTACCCCTAGCCACATAACAGGAAGTCCAAAAGGAAGTGGACCCTATATGGATCCTGAGTTTGCTGCTACCCGTACCCTAACGCCGCAATCAGATATATTTGCATTTGGTATAGTTCTATTGCAGCTTGTTACTGGTCAAGGAGCTTCGGGCTTGAGGATATTTATATCTGAGAAGTTGGAATGTTCAAAGACAAGATCAGAAGagaacatgaaaaaaaattatctgcAAGATACACTTAGCTGA
- the LOC100834878 gene encoding G-type lectin S-receptor-like serine/threonine-protein kinase At2g19130, with the protein MTTALQSLIHKPLINASRSQRPAAPCPNRSLRITRSVLWLASTMPQQMLTYYSVVLWLALSSFHILVPHSSYPHAEGKQFQWFTMQNLIVIVFSLLLCLLHIPASWAATETISAGQALAGNDRLISSNGKFALGFFRPSSKSSHNASNWYLGIWFNQIPKCTPAWVANGDKPVAGSTSPELIISGDGNLVILDQATKLIIWSTQANTTAKNTVAMLLKTGNLVLQNTSNSSHVLWQSFDYPTDTHLAGAKLGLDKVTGLNRRLVSRKNSIDPAPGIYSYELHETKVSARFSLAAFNSSITYWSSGEWNGYYFGSIPEMTGRQLIDFTFVNNQQEVYFTYTLLDDATIMRFALDVSGQAKIFLWVEHALDWVPAHTNPTNQCDVYGICGPFATCKENKLPFCSCMEGFSVSSPDDWELGDRTGGCMRNTPLNCSINKSTSVQDRFYPMPCVRLPNNGHKIGDATSAGGCAQVCLGNCTCTAYSYGNNGCLIWEDELTNVKQLQCDDSGNNNQATLCLRLDAKEVQTLQKNRRRINVVVIGASVVSFGLLSLFLILIIRRLCAHRMKKLQGGGGIIMFRYPDLQRATKNFSEKLGAGGFGSVFKGFLNDSSVVAVKRLDGALQGEKQFRAEVRSIGIIQHINLVKLIGFCTEGDRKLIVYEHMHNRSLDNHLFHSNGTGLKWNIRYQIAIGVARGLAYLHDSCRDCIIHCDIKPENILLDASFVPKIADFGMAKFLGRDFSRVLTTMRGTIGYLAPEWISGTVITAKVDVYSYGMVLLEIVSGKRNSGRDCTSGDNYVYFPVQVANKLLEGDVETLVDKNLHGDFNLEQVERAFKVACWCIQDGEFDRPTMGEVVQYLEGFHEVEIPPVPRLLQAIAGNPHSKSDWYLDRTSEEAEKLKDTRGSALHQGAHS; encoded by the exons ATGACCACGGCACTGCAGAGTCTAATCCACAAGCCTCTGATAAATGCCAGTCGTAGTCAGCGGCCGGCAGCACCGTGCCCCAACAGAAGCTTACGTATCACTCGGTCTGTCCTGTGGCTAGCTAGCACTATGCCGCAACAGATGCTTACATATTACTCGGTTGTCTTGTGGCTAGCTCTCTCTTCGTTCCATATACTTGTGCCGCATTCCTCGTATCCTCACGCTGAAGGAAAGCAATTCCAGTGGTTCACCATGCAGAACCTGATAGTCATCGTCTTCAGCCTCCTCCTTTGTCTGCTGCACATTCCGGCGAGTTGGGCAGCGACGGAAACCATCTCAGCTGGGCAGGCACTCGCCGGCAACGACAGGCTCATCTCCAGCAACGGCAAGTTTGCGCTTGGGTTCTTCCGACCGAGCAGTAAGTCCTCACACAATGCTTCCAACTGGTACCTAGGCATATGGTTCAACCAAATCCCAAAGTGCACTCCGGCATGGGTCGCCAACGGTGATAAGCCTGTCGCTGGCTCCACTTCACCGGAGCTCATTATCTCCGGTGATGGAAACCTAGTCATCTTAGATCAGGCCACTAAGTTGATCATCTGGTCTACCCAAGCTAACACCACAGCAAAAAACACTGTGGCCATGCTATTAAAAACTGGTAACCTTGTCCTGCAGAACACCTCAAACTCTTCACATGTCCTGTGGCAAAGCTTTGACTACCCAACGGATACCCATCTCGCCGGTGCAAAGCTCGGCCTGGACAAGGTCACCGGCCTGAACCGCCGTCTCGTTTCCAGAAAGAACTCAATAGACCCTGCTCCTGGCATTTATAGTTATGAGTTACACGAAACAAAAGTTTCTGCCCGTTTCAGTCTTGCCGCGTTTAACTCGTCCATAACATACTGGTCCAGTGGAGAATGGAACGGATACTACTTTGGTTCAATACCAGAGATGACAGGTCGGCAATTGATTGATTTCACATTTGTCAACAACCAACAAGAGGTGTACTTCACATATACCTTACTAGATGACGCAACAATTATGCGTTTTGCCCTGGATGTCTCTGGTCAAGCCAAGATCTTCTTGTGGGTCGAGCATGCACTGGATTGGGTACCAGCCCACACCAACCCCACCAACCAGTGTGATGTATATGGCATTTGTGGACCTTTTGCAACATGCAAAGAGAACAAACTTCCATTCTGCAGCTGTATGGAGGGCTTCTCCGTATCATCACCTGATGACTGGGAGCTAGGAGATcgaacaggcggctgcatgaGGAATACTCCATTGAATTGCAGTATCAACAAAAGCACAAGTGTGCAAGACAGGTTCTACCCTATGCCATGTGTCAGGTTGCCTAATAATGGCCACAAGATAGGAGATGCTACGAGTGCAGGTGGGTGTGCGCAAGTTTGTCTGGGCAACTGcacttgcactgcatattcctaTGGTAATAACGGGTGTCTCATTTGGGAAGATGAACTAACCAATGTGAAACAGCTACAATGTGATGATAGTGGTAACAATAACCAAGCTACTCTTTGCCTTCGCCTTGATGCGAAAGAGGTGCAAACGTTACAAAAGAATAGAAGAAGAATCAATGTCGTTGTCATTGGTGCTAGTGTTGTTTCCTTTGGTTTATTGTCACTCTTTTTGATACTAATAATCAGGAGGCTGTGTGCTCACAGAATGAAAAAACTTCAAGGTGGTGGCGGCATTATCATGTTTAGGTATCCTGATTTACAACGTGCAACAAAAAACTTCTCAGAGAAGCTAGGAGCAGGTGGTTTTGGTTCTGTATTCAAGGGGTTCCTAAATGACTCTTCTGTGGTAGCAGTTAAAAGGCTCGATGGTGCTCTTCAAGGCGAGAAGCAATTCAGAGCAGAAGTGAGATCAATTGGAATCATTCAGCATATCAATTTGGTTAAACTCATTGGTTTCTGCACTGAGGGTGATAGGAAGTTGATTGTCTACGAACACATGCACAATCGTTCTCTTGATAACCATTTATTTCACAGTAACGGTACAGGCTTGAAATGGAACATTAGGTATCAAATTGCTATTGGAGTTGCTAGAGGACTGGCCTACTTGCATGATAGTTGCCGGGATTGTATCATACATTGTGATATTAAGCCTGAGAACATACTCCTAGATGCATCATTTGTTCCGAAAATCGCAGATTTTGGGATGGCAAAGTTTCTTGGAAGGGATTTTAGTCGAGTTCTAACTACAATGAGAGGAACTATTGGATATCTTGCACCGGAATGGATTAGTGGAACTGTTATCACAGCAAAAGTTGATGTCTACAGCTATGGCATGGTTTTGTTGGAAATCGTATCAGGAAAGAGGAACTCAGGTAGAGACTGCACAAGTGGTGATAATTATGTCTATTTCCCTGTGCAAGTTGCAAATAAGCTACTGGAAGGAGATGTGGAGACTTTGGTGGACAAAAATCTACATGGTGATTTCAATTTGGAGCAGGTGGAAAGAGCTTTCAAGGTTGCATGCTGGTGTATCCAGGATGGTGAGTTTGATCGACCTACAATGGGTGAAGTTGTTCAATATCTTGAAGGTTTTCATGAAGTTGAAATTCCCCCAGTGCCAAGACTACTTCAAGCTATTGCAGGGAATCCACACTCAAAAT CCGATTGGTACCTGGACCGAACTTCAGAAGAGGCAGAGAAACTGAAAGATACCAGAGGTAGTGCACTGCACCAGGGAGCTCATTCTTGA
- the LOC100834576 gene encoding LOW QUALITY PROTEIN: G-type lectin S-receptor-like serine/threonine-protein kinase At2g19130 (The sequence of the model RefSeq protein was modified relative to this genomic sequence to represent the inferred CDS: deleted 2 bases in 1 codon; substituted 2 bases at 2 genomic stop codons): MVHLILFVFATLFHLSIAATTDTISAGQPLGSGDKVVSRNGRYALGFFQTGGESNWYMGIWFNTVPKLTPAWVANRVIPVKNTTLLQLVIFHDGNLVILDRSSNSVIWSTRANVKANNTIAVLLDSGNLILQNSSNPSEILWQSFDYPTDTSLPGAKLGWDKVTGLNHRLVSWKNSVNPAAGIYSEELDPSGVNQYLLTTLNSSMPYWSSGVWNGQXFASMPEMSKHHLVNFTFVDNDQEKYFMYTLDDESMVIRNYLDVSGQAKAYVWIESTQQWVMMFAQPKACDVYAICGTFTICNDDALSSCNCMKGFXVRSPKDWELDDRAGGCSRNTLLNCIGNKSTSSTDKFHSIACVKLPQNAQSMQIAASAGECAQVCQRDCSCTAYSFGDGGCSIWHNDLLNIWQQQCSGISSIDGETLYVRLNADELHTQKPNRRGLIVGVIICASVTALGLLLVFLQLVIWKNKTKFSAGGILANDAQFFTGITAFGYTDLRRATRSFSEKFGGVSFGCVFKGILTDSTTIAVKRLDQVCQGEKQFRAEVSSIGIIQHVNLVRLIGFCCEGGSRLLVYEHMPNKSLDLHLFQNMTTISWKSRYQIALGVARGLVYLHESCQDCIIHCDIKPENILLDASFTPKIADFGMAKILGRDFSRVLTTMRGTAGYLAPEWICGIPITPKADVYSYGMVLLEIISGRRNSQAPCSCGSDHGVYFPVLAAGKLLEGESGSLVDHMLQDDVDLLEVQIACKVACWCIQDDEFNRPTMGRVVQILEGLVDISVPPMPRLLQAMTGTGSSHLRCS; encoded by the exons ATGGTGCATCTCATCCTCTTTGTTTTCGCCACTCTCTTCCACCTAAGCATTGCCGCCACGACGGACACCATCTCAGCCGGACAACCACTGGGCAGCGGCGACAAGGTTGTCTCCCGGAATGGCAGGTACGCGCTTGGCTTCTTCCAGACTGGCGGCGAGTCCAACTGGTACATGGGCATATGGTTCAACACAGTTCCCAAGCTGACCCCAGCATGGGTTGCAAATAGGGTTATCCCAGTAAAGAACACCACCCTGCTACAGCTTGTAATCTTTCATGATGGAAACCTTGTCATCTTAGACCGGTCTAGTAACTCCGTGATCTGGTCCACCCGAGCAAACGTCAAAGCCAACAACACCATCGCTGTCCTCTTGGACAGTGGAAATCTCATCCTACAGAATTCCTCAAACCCATCAGAAATTTTGTGGCAGAGCTTTGACTACCCGACTGATACATCGCTCCCTGGGGCAAAACTTGGATGGGACAAGGTCACCGGCCTGAACCACCGCCTTGTTTCTTGGAAGAACTCGGTCAACCCAGCTGCTGGTATATACTCTGAGGAGTTAGACCCTAGTGGTGTCAACCAGTACCTTCTTACAACACTGAACTCTTCCATGCCATATTGGTCTAGTGGTGTCTGGAATGGCCAATAATTTGCATCAATGCCAGAGATGTCAAAGCATCATCTAGTCAATTTCACATTTGTTGACAATGATCAAGAGAAGTACTTCATGTATACCCTAGACGATGAAAGCATGGTAATTCGTAACTATTTGGATGTGTCCGGTCAAGCAAAGGCATATGTTTGGATAGAAAGCACACAACAGTGGGTAATGATGTTTGCCCAACCCAAAGCTTGTGATGTCTATGCTATTTGTGGAACTTTCACAATTTGCAATGATGATGCGCTGTCATCTTGCAATTGTATGAAGGGCTTCTAGGTGAGATCACCAAAGGATTGGGAGCTAGATGATCGAGCCGGTGGGTGCTCAAGGAATACTCTGTTAAATTGCATTGGCAACAAAAGCACAAGCTCCACAGACAAGTTCCACTCTATTGCATGTGTTAAATTGCCCCAAAATGCCCAAAGCATGCAAATTGCTGCTAGCGCCGGTGAATGTGCACAAGTTTGTCAGAGGGACTGTTCTTGCACTGCGTATTCCTTTGGGGATGGTGGATGCTCCATTTGGCACAACGATCTGCTTAACATATGGCAGCAACAATGCAGTGGAATTTCCAGCATAGATGGAGAAACTCTTTATGTTCGCCTTAACGCCGACGAACTGCACACTCAGAAACCCAACAGAAGAGGATTGATTGTTGGAGTTATCATTTGTGCAAGTGTTACGGCTTTAGGTTTGTTATTAGTGTTCTTACAACTGGTGATTTGgaagaacaaaacaaagttCTCTGCTGGTGGTATATTGGCT AATGATGCTCAATTTTTCACTGGTATCACAGCGTTTGGGTACACTGATTTGCGACGTGCAACTAGAAGTTTCTCTGAGAAGTTTGGGGGAGTCAGCTTCGGTTGTGTGTTCAAGGGAATCCTAACTGACTCCACAACCATTGCAGTGAAAAGGCTTGATCAAGTTTGCCAAGGAGAGAAGCAATTCAGGGCTGAGGTGAGCTCGATTGGGATCATCCAACATGTCAATTTGGTCAGATTAATTGGTTTTTGTTGTGAGGGTGGCAGCAGATTGCTTGTTTACGAACACATGCCAAATAAATCACTTGATCTCCATCTGTTTCAGAACATGACCACAATATCCTGGAAATCTAGGTACCAAATAGCTCTTGGAGTTGCTAGAGGATTGGTTTACTTGCACGAGAGCTGTCAAGATTGTATCATACATTGTGACATTAAACCAGAGAATATCCTTCTTGATGCTTCCTTCACTCCAAAAATAGCTGACTTTGGGATGGCCAAGATTTTGGGAAGGGATTTTAGCCGTGTACTGACTACAATGAGAGGGACTGCAGGGTACCTTGCACCTGAGTGGATCTGTGGTATCCCAATCACACCAAAAGCCGATGTGTACAGCTATGGGATGGTGTTGCTGGAAATCATATCTGGGAGGAGGAACTCACAAGCACCATGCTCTTGTGGCAGTGATCATGGTGTCTACTTCCCTGTGCTTGCTGCAGGTAAGCTTCTTGAGGGAGAATCCGGGAGCTTGGTAGATCACATGTTACAGGATGATGTCGATCTACTTGAGGTTCAAATAGCTTGCAAGGTTGCATGTTGGTGCATACAAGATGACGAGTTTAATCGTCCGACAATGGGGCGGGTGGTTCAGATTCTTGAGGGGCTGGTCGACATCAGCGTTCCCCCGATGCCACGACTACTTCAAGCTATGACTGGAACTGGAAGCTCGCATTTGAGATGTTCTTAA